The segment TGCAGGGCTGCCAGAATACCAATCGTCGCATAAAGCCCGGTAAAGATATCGGCAACCGCCACCCCGACCTTCATCGGCTGCCCACCCGGGTCCTGATCCGGGGCACCGGTGATGCTCATAAGCCCGCCCATCGCCTGGATCATGAAATCATAACCCGGCCGGTCCTTGTACGGGCCATCCTGCCCGAAGCCGGTGATCGAACAATAAACGATCTTGGGATTGATTTCCGATAACGATGCATAATCCAGCCGGTATTTGGCAAGGCCACCGACCTTGAAATTCTCAATCACCACGTCGCATTCAACGGCAAGTTTATGCAGGATTTCCTGCCCCTCGGGCTTGGTCATATCAATCGTCAGCGACTTTTTGCCGCGATTGGCCGACAGGTAATAGGCCGCCTCGCTGGTATCGTTACCTGTAACGTCCTTGGCGTAGGGCGGGCCCCAGCCGCGCGTGTCGTCGCCCGCACCCGGACGTTCGATCTTGATCACCTCGGCACCCATATCGGCCAATGTCTGACTGGCCCAAGGCCCCGCCAAGACACGCGAAAGATCAAGCACACGAAGTCCAGAAAGCGCGCTGGTCATCATTCCATCCCAGGATCGTCATCAAAAAGGAAAAAGGGCGACACCAAAGATTGGTGCCGCCCGTCATCGAAGTCCTTAGCCCTCGGCGCTAAACGCCTGAATGCCGGTCTGGGCACGGCCAAGGATCAGGGCATGCACATCATGCGTGCCTTCATAGGTATTGACCGCCTCAAGGTTCATCGCATGACGGATGACATGGAATTCATCGGCAATGCCGTTGCCGCCATGCATGTCACGGGCAACACGGGCAATATCAAGCGCCTTGCCGCAGTTGTTGCGTTTCATCAGCGAAATCGCCTCGGGTGCAGCGGTTCCGGCATCGAGCATCCGGCCAAGCTGAAGCGCGCCCTGCAGACCAAGGGCGATTTCGGTCTGCATGTTCGCCAGTTTCAACTGGATCAGCTGATTGGCGGCCAACGGACGGCCGAACTGTTTGCGATCAAGGGTATATTGACGTGCTGCATGCCAGCAGAATTCAGCAGCCCCCATCGCCCCCCATGAAATGCCGTAACGTGCCTTGTTCAGGCAACCGAACGGCCCGCCAAGGCCCTTGGCATTTGGCAGCATGTTTTCCGCCGGGACAAAGACGTTATCCATAACGATCTCGCCGGTGATCGACGCACGCAGCGAAAACTTGCCTTCGATCTTTGGCGCGCTCAGACCCTTCATGCCCTTTTCAAGGATGAAACCGCGAATGACACCTTCGTCATCCTTGCCCCAGACGACAAACACATCGGCGATCGGGCTGTTGGTGATCCACATTTTCGATCCCGACAGGGTGAAACCACCATCGGCCTTGCGGGCGCGGGTTTTCATGCCGCCCGGATCGGACCCGTGGTCCGGCTCGGTCAGGCCAAAACAGCCGACCCATTCACCGGTCGCCAGTTTCGGCAGGTATTTCTTGCGCTGTTCTTCACTGCCAT is part of the Thalassospira lucentensis genome and harbors:
- a CDS encoding acyl-CoA dehydrogenase; amino-acid sequence: MASRAPFHWEDPLLIEDQLSEEERMIRDAARAYCQENLQTRVLEANRHEIFHREIMTEMGELGLLGPTIPEEYGGPGVNHVAYGLVAREVERVDSGYRSAMSVQSSLVMHPIYAYGSEEQRKKYLPKLATGEWVGCFGLTEPDHGSDPGGMKTRARKADGGFTLSGSKMWITNSPIADVFVVWGKDDEGVIRGFILEKGMKGLSAPKIEGKFSLRASITGEIVMDNVFVPAENMLPNAKGLGGPFGCLNKARYGISWGAMGAAEFCWHAARQYTLDRKQFGRPLAANQLIQLKLANMQTEIALGLQGALQLGRMLDAGTAAPEAISLMKRNNCGKALDIARVARDMHGGNGIADEFHVIRHAMNLEAVNTYEGTHDVHALILGRAQTGIQAFSAEG